A window from Micromonospora profundi encodes these proteins:
- a CDS encoding phosphotransferase — protein sequence MADLPLLASGRDADVFALDELRVLRRYRQGGDTASEAALMRHLRTSGYPIPAVHASDGPDLVLERLDGETLLASMLAERTDVDTAADLLVDLHNRLHALPPRFSADPAARVLHLDLHPQNVMVTSRGPVVIDWRNAAEGPPDLDVAMTALILAEVAVGPDPQLAGFAHAGLDAFQRRAEPPRAGQLRRALGLRRVDPALSATEKAALVRAAALVHTREG from the coding sequence ATGGCCGATCTTCCACTGCTCGCGTCCGGGCGCGACGCCGATGTCTTCGCGCTTGACGAGCTGAGGGTGCTGCGCCGCTACCGCCAGGGCGGGGACACGGCGTCGGAGGCAGCGTTGATGCGCCACCTCCGCACATCCGGCTACCCGATCCCGGCCGTCCACGCTTCGGACGGCCCCGACCTGGTGCTGGAACGACTCGACGGCGAGACGCTCCTGGCCTCGATGCTCGCCGAGCGCACCGACGTCGACACGGCCGCCGACCTGCTCGTGGACCTGCACAACCGTCTGCATGCCCTGCCGCCCCGGTTCAGCGCCGACCCGGCCGCCCGCGTCCTGCACCTCGACCTGCACCCACAGAACGTCATGGTGACCTCGCGTGGGCCGGTCGTGATCGATTGGCGCAACGCCGCCGAAGGGCCGCCCGACCTGGACGTGGCAATGACCGCCCTGATCCTCGCCGAGGTGGCGGTCGGCCCGGACCCGCAACTCGCCGGTTTCGCCCACGCGGGGCTCGACGCCTTTCAGCGACGGGCGGAGCCACCCCGGGCCGGCCAGCTCCGGCGGGCGCTGGGCCTGCGCCGGGTCGACCCCGCGCTCTCCGCCACAGAGAAGGCGGCCCTGGTTCGGGCCGCCGCCCTGGTGCACACCCGAGAGGGCTGA
- a CDS encoding GH92 family glycosyl hydrolase: MPYLPRARTLSLRLVAATTAALLPVGLVVAAPLASAAPNAAPPGAFSSSFESADPQPAASAVEVDAKGKPVQANLTGSTRRVLPGTLLGQVAAVTASAENPPNETAAKLADGEPSTKWLAFDRTGSVTYQLTKPTAVVRYALTAADDEPTRDPKDFTLQGSTDGNTWTDLDRRTGQSFAKRFARNTYSFTNTTAYGYYRLVISANSGASIVQLATWDISDGSDVLPPAAPMSTAVGAGPTGGYTTKPGVGFTGLAALRYAGGAESDGRSYATNKLFDVDIPVGPHTRLSYKIFPEFTGGDTQYPSTFAAIDLHFTDGSYLSGRAVVDQHGNPLTAAGQGTSKALFADQWNAVQADIGAVARGKTIDRILLAYDNPRATADTRFTGWLDDIEVTGTPTPIDGSRLTNYVDTRRGTNSTSGFSRGNNLPITAVPNGFNFFTPVTDATSDSWEYHYHRTNNAANLPTLQGLAISHEPSPWMGDRNQMSVMPVAGDGSLTGTPASRAVAFRHADETAQPDLYRVTLQNGLVAEMSPTDHAGIMRFTFPSGSPTGSLVFYNGTFTIGTDGTITGWVDNGSGLSAGRSRMFVSGAFDRAPTASSATSATFDVSANRQVTMRLATSFLSVDQARRNLDLEATGRSFDQIRAAATAAWKDRLGRVELRGATEAQLVTMYSNLYRLNLYPNSQSENTGTAAKPRWQYASPVSAPTGTSTATRTGAKVVDGQIYVNNGFWDTYRTVWPAYALLYPDVAAKISDGFVQHYRDGGWIARWSSPGYADLMTGTSANVALAQAYLSGVKLPDPLAAYDAAVKDATVASGRSEVGRKGIETSLFLGYTPTSTGESVSWALEGFINDYGIGNMAAALAKDPATPKSQRERLKEESRYFLERARNYVHLFDPKTKLFQGRDASGAFLAGDPLDWGGVYTETNGWNFAFTAQQDGQGLANLYGGRKALRDKLDEFFATPENADRPGGYGGIIHEMLEARAVRMGQLGMSNQPSHHIPYMYDVAGAPAKTQAAVREIMRRLYVGSEIGQGYLGDEDNGEMSAWYVLSSLGIYPLQAGSTHWAIGSPQFIRMTVRRTSGDIVVNAPNNSTRNVYVQDVKVNGKKQRGVSIDVAALVKGGTIDFQMGPNPSSWGTGKNDVPPSLTKGDKAPKPLQDITGPGLGTATATGGQDAAKLFDDSSTTQLTLGSATPQVSWVARGSRQKPSYYTLTSGAGAGDAADWRLQGSNDGITWSTLDSRVGEVFRWRNQTRPFQIDKPGRYTQFRLVVTKTAGAAQPTLAEIELLAGGDLDLGGGDITVTATDGVHARSGAPVSVPLATVTGGAADSYRATIDWGDGSPATDGTLTLSSRAVYRVSGEHTYTTPGYHQANVTVTDGTSQASATVGVDVAYAPGGGLTAAFDTVCIGDEGTLAADCDAKSWAYSRAALAAAGVTPGQRHEVPGTALAFTLPVIPAGQPDNATGNGATIDLHLPADARSISFIGAGTQGNQSTMGTATFSDGSTASIPIQMSDWTLGGNANGTPSYGNVVVAKSAYRLSGTSRDGAQPFLFATAPYQIPAGKTLVSVTLPTQTGDPRSAGRIHVFAVADDGTPAPALATTAPADQKATAGQSLAANLGSVSGGVPGTTGYRARVQWGDGTAPEDVTIGASGALSGQHTYAREGTYTVHVTAWDTLASSTTAFTVTVARGGSQPAIALPGAGAVTTGDAITVDGSGFAAGEQVTVVVGTDPSRSTTVAASARGTVRASVPTSGDAQPGRYAVTATGASTRTPATATVQVTGRAQAPSYQPRVALMTTEGPRGTSITVDGSGFVPNEEVTIAFGDRLAVKSVRANGDGVISGATVVVPGAAKAGATSVTLTGAKSATTVSRPFTVTGAK, translated from the coding sequence ATGCCGTATCTCCCCCGTGCGCGCACCCTGTCCCTCCGGCTGGTGGCAGCGACCACCGCCGCCCTGCTGCCGGTGGGGCTGGTCGTAGCCGCGCCCCTGGCCAGCGCCGCCCCCAACGCCGCGCCGCCCGGCGCCTTCAGCAGCTCGTTCGAGTCGGCCGACCCTCAGCCCGCCGCCAGCGCCGTCGAGGTCGACGCGAAGGGCAAGCCGGTCCAGGCGAACCTGACCGGGTCGACCCGCCGGGTGCTGCCCGGCACCCTGCTCGGCCAGGTCGCGGCGGTCACCGCCAGCGCCGAGAACCCGCCGAACGAGACGGCTGCCAAGCTCGCCGACGGCGAGCCGTCGACCAAGTGGCTGGCCTTCGACCGGACCGGCTCGGTGACGTACCAGCTCACCAAGCCGACGGCGGTGGTGCGGTACGCGCTGACCGCCGCCGACGACGAGCCGACCCGCGACCCCAAGGACTTCACGCTCCAGGGCTCCACCGACGGCAACACCTGGACCGATCTCGACCGGCGGACGGGGCAGAGCTTCGCCAAGCGGTTCGCCCGCAACACCTACAGCTTCACCAACACGACCGCCTACGGGTACTACCGGCTGGTCATCTCCGCGAACTCCGGCGCGTCCATCGTGCAGCTCGCCACCTGGGACATCAGCGACGGCTCGGACGTCCTGCCCCCGGCCGCGCCCATGAGCACCGCTGTGGGCGCCGGCCCGACCGGCGGGTACACCACGAAGCCGGGCGTCGGCTTCACAGGGCTCGCCGCCCTGCGCTACGCGGGTGGCGCCGAGAGCGACGGCCGGTCGTACGCGACGAACAAGCTGTTCGACGTCGACATCCCGGTCGGCCCGCACACCCGGCTGTCCTACAAGATCTTTCCCGAGTTCACCGGCGGCGACACCCAGTACCCGTCCACCTTCGCGGCCATCGACCTGCACTTCACCGACGGCAGCTACCTCAGTGGACGGGCTGTCGTCGACCAGCACGGCAACCCGCTGACCGCTGCCGGGCAGGGCACCTCGAAGGCGCTCTTCGCCGACCAGTGGAACGCCGTGCAGGCCGACATCGGCGCTGTCGCCCGGGGCAAGACCATCGACCGCATCCTGCTCGCCTACGACAACCCGCGGGCAACCGCTGACACCCGGTTCACCGGCTGGCTGGACGACATCGAGGTGACGGGCACGCCGACGCCGATCGACGGCTCCCGACTGACCAACTACGTCGACACCCGGCGGGGAACCAACTCGACAAGCGGATTCTCGCGCGGCAACAACCTGCCGATCACGGCGGTACCCAACGGCTTCAACTTCTTCACGCCGGTGACCGACGCGACGTCCGACTCCTGGGAGTACCACTACCACCGGACGAACAACGCGGCCAACCTGCCCACGCTCCAGGGCCTCGCGATCTCCCACGAGCCCAGCCCGTGGATGGGTGACCGCAACCAGATGTCGGTGATGCCGGTGGCCGGCGACGGTTCGCTGACCGGGACGCCGGCCAGCCGGGCGGTCGCCTTCCGGCACGCCGACGAGACGGCACAGCCCGACCTCTACCGGGTCACGCTTCAGAACGGCCTGGTCGCCGAGATGTCGCCCACCGACCACGCCGGCATCATGCGGTTCACCTTCCCGTCCGGGTCGCCGACCGGAAGCCTCGTCTTCTACAACGGCACCTTCACCATCGGTACGGACGGCACGATCACCGGCTGGGTCGACAACGGAAGTGGCCTGTCGGCCGGACGGAGCCGCATGTTCGTGTCCGGTGCCTTCGACCGCGCGCCCACGGCGTCGTCGGCGACGTCGGCGACCTTCGACGTCTCGGCGAACCGCCAGGTGACGATGCGGCTCGCGACGTCGTTCCTCTCGGTCGACCAGGCCCGCCGCAACCTCGACCTGGAGGCGACCGGGCGCAGCTTCGACCAGATCCGCGCCGCCGCCACCGCGGCGTGGAAGGACCGGCTCGGCCGCGTCGAGTTGCGCGGCGCGACCGAGGCGCAACTCGTGACCATGTACTCCAACCTGTACCGGCTCAACCTCTACCCGAACTCGCAGTCGGAGAACACCGGCACCGCCGCCAAGCCGCGCTGGCAGTACGCGAGCCCGGTGTCGGCGCCGACCGGCACGTCGACAGCCACCCGTACCGGCGCGAAGGTCGTCGACGGGCAGATCTACGTCAACAACGGCTTCTGGGACACCTACCGCACCGTGTGGCCCGCGTACGCGCTGCTGTACCCGGACGTCGCCGCGAAGATCTCCGACGGCTTTGTCCAGCACTACCGCGACGGCGGCTGGATCGCCCGCTGGTCGTCACCCGGCTACGCCGACCTGATGACCGGCACCAGCGCGAACGTGGCGCTGGCCCAGGCGTACCTCAGCGGGGTCAAGCTGCCCGACCCGCTGGCGGCGTACGACGCGGCGGTCAAGGACGCGACTGTCGCGTCCGGACGCAGCGAGGTCGGCCGCAAGGGCATCGAGACCTCGCTGTTCCTCGGCTACACCCCGACCTCCACGGGGGAGTCGGTGTCGTGGGCGCTGGAGGGCTTCATCAACGACTACGGCATCGGCAACATGGCCGCGGCCCTCGCCAAGGACCCGGCCACCCCGAAGTCGCAGCGTGAACGCCTCAAGGAGGAGTCCCGGTACTTCCTGGAACGCGCCCGCAACTACGTGCACCTCTTCGACCCGAAGACGAAGCTCTTCCAGGGCCGCGACGCCTCCGGCGCGTTCCTCGCCGGTGACCCGCTGGACTGGGGTGGCGTCTACACCGAGACCAACGGGTGGAACTTCGCGTTCACCGCGCAGCAGGACGGCCAGGGCCTGGCCAACCTGTACGGCGGGCGCAAGGCGCTGCGGGACAAGCTCGACGAGTTCTTCGCGACCCCGGAGAACGCCGACCGCCCCGGCGGGTACGGCGGCATCATCCACGAGATGCTCGAGGCGCGGGCGGTGCGGATGGGCCAGCTCGGCATGAGCAACCAGCCGTCGCACCACATCCCGTACATGTACGACGTCGCCGGCGCACCGGCCAAGACCCAGGCGGCGGTACGCGAGATCATGCGGCGCCTCTACGTCGGCAGCGAGATCGGCCAGGGCTACCTGGGCGACGAGGACAACGGCGAGATGTCGGCGTGGTACGTCCTCAGCTCGCTGGGCATCTATCCGCTGCAGGCCGGGTCGACCCACTGGGCCATCGGCTCGCCGCAGTTCATCAGGATGACCGTCCGCCGCACCAGCGGCGACATCGTGGTCAACGCGCCGAACAACAGCACGCGCAACGTGTACGTGCAGGATGTGAAGGTCAACGGCAAGAAGCAGCGTGGGGTGTCGATCGACGTGGCCGCGCTCGTCAAGGGCGGCACCATCGACTTCCAGATGGGTCCCAACCCGTCGTCCTGGGGGACCGGCAAGAACGACGTACCGCCGTCGTTGACCAAGGGCGACAAGGCGCCGAAGCCGTTGCAGGACATCACGGGTCCCGGCCTGGGCACCGCCACGGCGACCGGCGGTCAGGACGCCGCGAAGCTGTTCGACGACTCGTCGACCACGCAACTGACCCTCGGCTCCGCCACGCCGCAGGTCAGCTGGGTGGCCCGGGGCAGCCGGCAGAAGCCGAGCTACTACACCCTCACCTCCGGTGCGGGCGCGGGAGACGCGGCGGACTGGCGGCTCCAGGGCTCCAACGACGGCATCACCTGGAGCACCCTCGACTCCCGCGTGGGCGAGGTGTTCCGCTGGCGCAACCAGACCCGTCCATTCCAGATCGACAAGCCGGGCCGTTACACCCAGTTCCGTCTCGTCGTCACCAAGACCGCCGGTGCGGCACAACCGACCCTCGCCGAGATCGAACTGCTCGCCGGAGGCGACCTGGACCTGGGCGGCGGCGACATCACGGTGACCGCCACGGACGGCGTGCACGCCAGGTCGGGAGCACCGGTGTCGGTGCCACTTGCCACTGTCACCGGAGGCGCCGCCGACAGCTACCGGGCCACCATCGACTGGGGTGACGGCTCACCTGCCACCGACGGCACCCTGACGCTGAGCTCGCGGGCCGTCTACCGGGTCAGCGGCGAGCACACCTACACCACGCCCGGCTACCACCAGGCGAACGTCACGGTCACCGACGGCACCAGCCAGGCGTCGGCGACTGTCGGCGTCGACGTCGCGTACGCGCCGGGAGGCGGCCTCACCGCGGCGTTCGACACCGTCTGCATCGGTGACGAGGGCACCCTCGCGGCGGACTGCGACGCCAAGTCGTGGGCGTACTCGAGGGCCGCCCTGGCGGCGGCCGGTGTCACCCCCGGTCAGCGGCACGAGGTGCCCGGAACGGCGTTGGCCTTCACCCTCCCGGTGATCCCGGCGGGGCAGCCGGACAACGCCACGGGCAACGGCGCGACGATCGACCTGCACCTGCCGGCCGACGCCCGGAGCATCTCGTTCATCGGTGCCGGCACGCAGGGCAACCAGAGCACCATGGGCACTGCGACGTTCTCTGACGGCAGCACCGCCAGCATCCCGATCCAGATGAGTGACTGGACGCTCGGCGGCAACGCCAACGGCACCCCGTCGTACGGCAACGTCGTTGTCGCGAAGTCCGCGTACCGGTTGAGTGGCACCAGCCGGGACGGCGCCCAGCCGTTCCTGTTCGCCACCGCGCCGTACCAGATCCCGGCGGGCAAGACGCTCGTGTCGGTGACCCTGCCGACGCAGACCGGCGACCCCCGCTCGGCGGGCCGGATCCACGTGTTCGCCGTGGCCGACGACGGCACGCCGGCCCCCGCGCTGGCGACCACCGCCCCGGCCGACCAGAAGGCCACCGCCGGGCAGTCCCTCGCGGCGAACCTCGGTTCGGTGAGCGGCGGCGTCCCCGGTACGACGGGCTACCGCGCCCGCGTCCAGTGGGGCGACGGGACGGCTCCGGAGGACGTCACTATCGGCGCGTCCGGTGCGTTGAGCGGGCAGCACACCTACGCGCGGGAGGGCACCTACACGGTGCACGTCACGGCGTGGGACACGCTGGCGAGCAGCACCACGGCCTTCACCGTGACCGTCGCCCGTGGTGGATCGCAGCCGGCGATCGCACTGCCGGGAGCCGGCGCCGTCACGACCGGTGACGCGATCACCGTCGACGGCAGCGGGTTCGCCGCAGGCGAGCAGGTGACAGTCGTCGTCGGCACCGACCCGTCCCGGTCCACGACTGTCGCGGCCTCCGCGAGGGGAACGGTACGGGCCTCGGTCCCGACCTCCGGTGACGCGCAGCCCGGCCGGTACGCCGTCACCGCGACGGGTGCGTCCACCCGTACGCCTGCCACTGCCACCGTCCAGGTGACCGGGCGGGCGCAGGCGCCGAGCTATCAGCCTCGGGTGGCGCTGATGACCACGGAGGGGCCGCGCGGTACGTCGATCACCGTTGACGGTTCCGGGTTCGTACCGAACGAGGAGGTCACCATCGCCTTCGGCGACCGCCTCGCGGTCAAATCCGTGCGGGCTAACGGCGACGGGGTGATCTCCGGCGCGACAGTCGTCGTCCCGGGTGCGGCGAAAGCGGGCGCGACAAGCGTCACGCTTACCGGCGCCAAGTCGGCGACGACGGTGTCCCGGCCGTTCACCGTCACCGGCGCGAAGTGA